One genomic window of Anaplasma centrale str. Israel includes the following:
- the folK gene encoding 2-amino-4-hydroxy-6-hydroxymethyldihydropteridine diphosphokinase yields the protein MHVPTNNGNVDVVVLALGSNVGSRKNNLEAAVRLLPIYNGHCSYIYETRALLPDGAPTWWDMPYLNMVMCGYVNLSPDELLGCIKRVEYTLGRSNTGTWGPRPIDVDILLYDGLSMQSDTLTIPHKEMHKRDFVLVPACDVCARFPHTVLKTTLETILSSMQEVDVVRKYSPLSCTRT from the coding sequence TTGCATGTTCCAACAAACAACGGAAATGTAGACGTGGTGGTGCTGGCACTGGGTAGCAACGTTGGCTCGAGAAAGAACAATTTAGAGGCTGCTGTCAGGTTGCTCCCCATCTACAACGGGCATTGTTCGTACATATACGAAACCAGAGCTTTGCTACCGGATGGGGCACCTACTTGGTGGGACATGCCGTACCTCAACATGGTAATGTGTGGCTACGTAAATCTGTCTCCAGATGAGCTGCTGGGGTGCATAAAGCGCGTGGAGTATACTTTGGGAAGAAGCAACACTGGGACATGGGGTCCAAGACCTATAGATGTGGACATACTACTGTACGATGGCCTGTCGATGCAGAGTGACACCCTCACTATACCGCACAAAGAGATGCACAAAAGAGATTTCGTCCTCGTACCAGCATGCGATGTCTGCGCTAGGTTCCCCCATACTGTGCTCAAAACCACGCTAGAAACTATTCTATCGTCAATGCAGGAAGTAGATGTGGTAAGAAAGTACAGCCCGCTGAGCTGCACCCGCACGTAG
- the rsfS gene encoding ribosome silencing factor, producing MSGYAKLKDSIVAVLDEHSASDIVVLDVAGRCQLTEHMIIASGNSSTHVKALVEYVKKKAPAPGRARVEGLRDGNWVVISMQGVIVHIFRPEVRSYYRLEELWSRDGQEAAQHVEVE from the coding sequence ATGTCAGGGTATGCCAAGCTGAAAGACTCTATAGTTGCTGTTCTTGACGAACATAGCGCTAGCGACATAGTCGTCCTCGATGTTGCGGGTAGGTGTCAATTGACTGAACACATGATCATAGCGTCTGGTAATTCCTCCACACATGTTAAAGCGCTAGTTGAATACGTAAAGAAGAAAGCACCGGCACCAGGAAGGGCGCGCGTAGAGGGGTTGCGTGACGGCAATTGGGTGGTGATCAGCATGCAGGGCGTTATCGTGCACATATTCAGACCAGAAGTACGGTCGTATTACCGCTTGGAAGAGCTTTGGAGCCGCGATGGCCAGGAGGCAGCCCAACACGTGGAGGTCGAGTGA
- a CDS encoding NAD(P)H-dependent glycerol-3-phosphate dehydrogenase, with protein MFLKVEVQVTILGAGAFGTALSIALCKTGKRVCVWGRNKQVVDSLRTRGENPVYLPGFKVPKEVSVYSDMGLAAEGAAAALICVPAQELRSLCNAVMKADALAEGTPLLVCSKGIENSSLKFPSEVVAEILPRHPVFVLSGPALARELASGLPCAMVLAGDDIAAAETLALQLSGPSLAVVHSGDLMGVQAGAVMKNIIAIASGIIAGMGLGHNASAIVMVQGMSEIKAVCEAKVGMATTETLTGLSCLGDLVLTCTTPGSRNMSFGISVGKAGHVGTPGQQKPMLVEGVESVMAMVNMGKALNLELPICSAIARMLHGQLGVRQAAAEILSAPVKSRISV; from the coding sequence GTGTTTTTGAAGGTTGAAGTGCAAGTCACCATTCTTGGAGCCGGAGCATTCGGCACTGCATTATCCATTGCACTGTGCAAAACAGGCAAAAGAGTGTGTGTCTGGGGTCGGAATAAGCAGGTTGTGGATTCGCTACGTACCCGCGGAGAGAATCCTGTGTATCTACCAGGGTTCAAAGTGCCTAAGGAGGTATCGGTATATTCCGACATGGGTTTGGCGGCAGAAGGCGCGGCAGCCGCGTTGATATGCGTGCCGGCTCAGGAGTTGCGCAGCCTGTGCAACGCTGTAATGAAGGCCGATGCGCTGGCAGAGGGCACGCCGCTGTTGGTGTGCAGCAAGGGAATAGAGAACTCCTCGCTGAAATTCCCGAGCGAAGTAGTGGCAGAAATACTCCCGCGGCACCCCGTCTTTGTCCTCTCTGGTCCCGCACTCGCTAGGGAGCTTGCGTCCGGACTGCCCTGCGCTATGGTGCTCGCAGGCGATGATATTGCAGCGGCGGAGACCTTAGCGTTACAGCTCAGCGGGCCATCCCTCGCCGTAGTACACAGTGGTGACCTTATGGGAGTACAGGCGGGTGCCGTTATGAAAAACATCATAGCTATAGCGTCAGGCATAATTGCTGGAATGGGTTTGGGGCACAACGCGTCCGCAATCGTCATGGTACAAGGCATGTCAGAAATAAAAGCTGTGTGTGAAGCAAAAGTGGGGATGGCTACCACGGAAACTCTCACTGGGCTTTCGTGCTTGGGCGACCTAGTGTTAACGTGCACAACACCGGGCTCGCGCAACATGTCTTTCGGCATATCAGTGGGGAAGGCTGGCCACGTGGGCACCCCTGGTCAACAAAAACCCATGCTGGTTGAGGGAGTAGAAAGTGTTATGGCCATGGTAAACATGGGTAAAGCGCTAAACCTGGAGCTGCCCATATGCTCCGCAATAGCCCGTATGCTTCATGGACAATTAGGCGTGCGCCAGGCCGCTGCCGAAATACTCTCTGCCCCCGTAAAATCACGCATCAGCGTGTAG
- a CDS encoding M48 family metalloprotease, with protein MRALFIFILCSALMQSPDALCARVFRDSEVENVVKKISTPLFTAANVDASGVRVFVVDDYSINAYVSSGGDLFIHKGLILFSRDPSVIVGVIAHEIGHMSQNHIVKRGGEIRSGTVANGIGYILGMVASLAVDPRVGEAIILGSSTIRQREFLAYSRVQEEVADQRALEYLDAAGYTSDGLIKVLNHFSQKESHLVEAERDQYLSTHPVSEHRLAKVSSYSRNNAVRGFSDDDIASFGRIVEKTEAFLMPVQLLERGVLSPYMKSILDYRKANMDDALRVLGLLIEGAPSDPYLYEMRAHIFYKLGRIEESVSDYKTALGLLPENSMIKLELAQALMLKDPHETLQYLEQVSYQEKENPLVWKNLAIVYGRTGNVGMSYFAMANRFFVEGDNKKFAKYAALSKMYLKNGSVQLRVIEDMEEIRKAR; from the coding sequence ATGAGGGCACTTTTCATTTTCATACTGTGCTCTGCGCTCATGCAATCCCCAGATGCGTTATGTGCTCGCGTGTTTAGGGATAGCGAAGTGGAAAACGTTGTAAAAAAAATCAGTACCCCTTTGTTTACTGCTGCAAATGTTGATGCCAGTGGCGTGAGGGTTTTTGTAGTTGACGACTACTCTATAAACGCGTACGTCTCCTCAGGCGGGGATCTTTTCATACACAAAGGGCTGATACTTTTCTCGAGAGACCCCAGCGTGATTGTGGGAGTGATTGCGCACGAGATTGGCCACATGTCCCAGAATCATATCGTGAAAAGAGGCGGCGAAATACGCAGTGGCACGGTAGCTAATGGCATAGGATACATTTTAGGTATGGTAGCCTCTTTGGCTGTAGACCCTAGAGTGGGAGAAGCCATAATTTTGGGTAGTAGCACAATTCGCCAAAGGGAGTTTTTGGCCTATAGCAGAGTACAAGAAGAAGTTGCTGATCAACGTGCCCTGGAGTATCTTGATGCGGCTGGCTACACCAGTGACGGCTTGATAAAGGTTTTGAATCATTTTAGCCAGAAGGAATCTCATCTAGTAGAGGCGGAGAGGGATCAGTACCTATCAACCCACCCAGTTAGTGAGCACCGCTTGGCGAAGGTTAGCAGCTATTCGAGGAATAACGCGGTCAGGGGTTTTTCTGATGACGATATAGCCAGCTTTGGGCGCATTGTGGAGAAAACAGAGGCTTTTTTAATGCCTGTTCAATTGCTAGAACGTGGCGTGTTGTCTCCGTATATGAAATCTATACTAGACTATAGAAAGGCTAACATGGATGATGCACTCAGGGTGCTAGGGCTTTTAATAGAAGGCGCACCGTCCGATCCGTACTTGTATGAAATGCGCGCCCATATTTTCTACAAGCTTGGTCGGATAGAGGAGTCTGTGTCAGACTATAAAACCGCGCTTGGTCTGCTTCCTGAAAACTCTATGATAAAACTAGAATTGGCCCAGGCGCTGATGTTGAAAGACCCTCATGAGACGCTACAGTATTTAGAGCAGGTGTCTTATCAAGAAAAAGAAAACCCATTGGTCTGGAAGAACCTTGCAATAGTTTACGGTAGAACTGGCAATGTTGGCATGTCCTATTTTGCCATGGCTAACAGATTTTTCGTCGAAGGTGACAACAAGAAATTTGCAAAATATGCTGCGCTGTCCAAAATGTACCTGAAAAACGGCAGCGTGCAGCTGCGAGTTATTGAGGATATGGAAGAGATTCGCAAAGCGCGGTAG
- the purM gene encoding phosphoribosylformylglycinamidine cyclo-ligase produces the protein MSRYSDSGVDIGLASRLVEAIKPLASSTANRGAISDIGGFGALYDPFLSNSKKYNSPVLVSSTDGVGTKLLVAQQAKNHKSIGIDLVAMCVNDILAQGATPLFFLDYFSTGSLDYDTTLEVISGIAEGCRRADTALVGGETAEMPGMYPAGCYDLAGFAVGIVEKSEILPRTDQVRTGDVIIGLASSGLHSNGFSLVRKVLQDRNIAYDSPYPLADGVTWAGILLEPTRIYVRPVLQVSQMIKAAAHITGGGLVHNIPRVLPESLAANIQLGTWKQHSIFSWLEREAQIPATEMSETFNCGIGMVLIASEDAAGRVLQVLGESGEDAYVIGSVVLRERHSVILS, from the coding sequence ATGAGTAGGTATTCAGATTCCGGAGTGGATATCGGCCTGGCTAGCAGGCTTGTAGAGGCGATAAAGCCACTGGCGTCATCCACTGCGAACCGTGGCGCAATTTCGGATATAGGGGGTTTCGGCGCATTGTATGACCCGTTCCTCTCTAACAGCAAAAAGTACAACTCCCCGGTGCTGGTTTCTTCTACAGATGGCGTCGGCACTAAGTTACTTGTTGCGCAGCAGGCAAAAAACCACAAATCCATAGGCATAGACCTCGTAGCCATGTGCGTCAATGATATCCTGGCTCAGGGCGCGACGCCCTTGTTTTTTCTAGATTACTTTTCCACTGGCAGCCTTGATTACGACACCACATTGGAGGTTATCTCGGGAATTGCAGAGGGGTGCAGGCGCGCAGACACGGCACTTGTCGGCGGAGAGACCGCAGAAATGCCTGGCATGTACCCGGCAGGGTGTTACGATCTCGCAGGGTTCGCCGTCGGGATAGTCGAGAAAAGCGAGATATTACCACGCACGGATCAAGTTCGCACAGGCGATGTAATTATCGGCCTTGCTTCTTCAGGGCTGCACTCCAATGGTTTCTCGCTGGTAAGAAAGGTTTTACAAGATCGCAATATCGCCTATGACAGCCCGTATCCTCTTGCAGATGGCGTCACCTGGGCGGGCATATTGCTTGAGCCAACAAGGATATATGTGCGGCCGGTATTGCAAGTGTCACAAATGATAAAGGCCGCGGCCCACATTACTGGTGGGGGATTAGTTCATAACATACCCAGGGTGTTACCGGAGTCTCTGGCGGCGAACATTCAGCTAGGCACATGGAAGCAGCATAGTATATTCTCATGGCTGGAAAGGGAAGCTCAAATACCTGCAACAGAGATGTCCGAGACTTTTAACTGTGGCATCGGTATGGTGCTAATAGCATCTGAAGATGCGGCAGGTAGAGTACTACAGGTGCTGGGAGAAAGCGGGGAGGATGCGTACGTAATTGGGAGCGTAGTACTACGTGAACGCCACAGCGTAATCCTAAGCTGA
- a CDS encoding tyrosine recombinase XerC, translated as MGPENLLSAINDWLCWLRVERKCSPNTVAAYERDIMDFYKFICGEPCERVAGLKDIQELRSAELRSWLADRFKQGKQSSSNARAVAVVRSFFRYLHRKCGMNGSVVSNISRPIVRKSLPKVLEESQIRKVMGEREAPHWTHTRDLAVSALLYGCGLRISEAVNVKFCDLGQDGLRVLGKGSKERVIPVLPWVRRAIDEYVANCPHLRVHSASGTEYIFVGLRGGRLSRTYFAHRMRKLRRRVGLPETTTPHTLRHSFATHLFLEGADIRVVQELLGHASLATTQIYTHLDYNSVIENYREFHPQTTKKSDSA; from the coding sequence ATGGGCCCGGAAAATTTGCTGTCAGCAATCAACGATTGGTTGTGTTGGCTGCGAGTGGAGAGGAAATGTTCTCCTAACACCGTTGCAGCCTATGAAAGAGACATAATGGATTTTTATAAGTTCATCTGTGGCGAACCTTGTGAGCGTGTTGCGGGGCTAAAAGATATCCAAGAACTGCGCTCGGCAGAACTTAGAAGCTGGCTGGCTGACAGATTCAAGCAGGGAAAACAATCTTCATCAAATGCCAGGGCCGTTGCTGTTGTAAGAAGCTTTTTTCGTTATTTACACCGCAAGTGCGGCATGAACGGCTCTGTTGTCTCCAATATTTCCAGGCCTATCGTACGCAAGAGTTTGCCCAAAGTTTTGGAAGAGTCACAGATACGTAAAGTCATGGGAGAGCGAGAGGCTCCGCATTGGACGCACACGCGGGACCTTGCTGTATCAGCGCTGTTGTACGGTTGTGGTCTGAGGATAAGCGAGGCAGTAAACGTAAAGTTTTGTGACCTTGGGCAAGACGGACTGCGTGTACTGGGCAAGGGGTCCAAAGAAAGAGTGATCCCGGTTTTGCCATGGGTCAGACGTGCTATTGATGAGTATGTAGCAAACTGCCCCCACTTGCGGGTGCATAGTGCATCGGGTACCGAGTATATTTTTGTTGGGTTACGAGGCGGCAGATTGTCCAGGACCTACTTCGCGCACAGAATGAGGAAGCTGCGCAGACGCGTGGGGCTACCTGAAACGACTACCCCCCATACACTCCGACACAGTTTTGCCACTCACCTGTTTTTGGAAGGTGCGGACATCAGGGTGGTGCAGGAATTACTCGGACACGCCAGTCTTGCCACTACGCAGATTTATACTCATCTGGACTACAACAGCGTAATAGAGAACTACCGGGAGTTTCACCCCCAAACCACGAAAAAGAGTGACTCAGCTTAG
- a CDS encoding histidine phosphotransferase family protein: MSANDEQSVGMLANMEVLSARLLHDLAGSVGAMVSHVECLVEDPGSESMLRSLEEASEEIIARFRLLRQAYSASEENSSFDKTRNNIEQYLQKKGVAQLFWEVEAQFADAELVERINRLLAHAALLSVMLMIRGSEIAVSVVDAAEEGSVQLKVRLKADEVAMHRDIERVLVYKDTDTCQLNTRNVQAYFMSLLLVRYGATFHYNAYDATMEIMLPH; encoded by the coding sequence ATGAGTGCTAATGATGAGCAGAGTGTTGGGATGCTAGCCAACATGGAGGTGCTCTCTGCCAGGCTATTGCACGACCTTGCCGGCTCTGTAGGCGCCATGGTGAGCCATGTTGAGTGCCTGGTTGAAGATCCTGGGTCTGAAAGTATGCTGCGCTCGCTGGAGGAGGCGTCGGAAGAGATCATAGCAAGGTTTAGGCTGCTGCGCCAAGCATACAGCGCGTCAGAGGAGAATTCAAGTTTTGACAAGACCAGGAATAATATTGAGCAATATCTACAGAAGAAGGGTGTTGCACAACTGTTTTGGGAAGTAGAGGCACAATTTGCCGATGCAGAATTGGTGGAGAGGATCAACAGGTTGTTGGCGCATGCTGCGCTGCTGTCCGTAATGCTCATGATACGGGGCAGCGAAATTGCTGTTTCTGTTGTCGATGCTGCGGAGGAGGGAAGCGTGCAGTTGAAAGTAAGGCTCAAGGCTGATGAAGTGGCCATGCATCGGGACATAGAGCGGGTTCTAGTCTATAAGGATACAGACACGTGCCAGCTGAATACTAGAAACGTCCAGGCCTATTTCATGTCATTGCTGCTGGTTAGGTATGGCGCGACCTTCCACTACAATGCCTACGACGCGACCATGGAAATAATGCTTCCCCACTGA